AAATTGCCGATTGCCGATCGACCGCGAAGCTGGAGTAAGCTTTACACAGCTGCTATGGAGGACAACACAGAAACGGGTGCAAAATACGATCGCGGTGACGACGCTAGTAATGCTAACGCAGCCCTTATCAATTCATTCTGCGAGATCACCTCCTCCTCCAAGGAAGAAGCCCTCTTCTTCCTCGAGAGTCATCAATGGAATCTCGACTCCGCCGTCTCTACTTTCCTTGACAACAACAATACTATTCATGACAATATCGACCCTGTTTCGCTTCCCACCGCTCCTTCAGCTCGTGCTGCTAACTCTTCCTCCCCTTCTTCCTCGCCTTCGGAGTCTCACTCTCCCAATTACTCTCCCTCGCAGTCCCCGTCACGCTCTCGCTCCCGCTCTCCTTCTCCGTCGCCGTCTCGGGCTTCTTATCGGCTTCGATCGAGGGGTAAGAAGCCGGCTAAGGCCGTGGCTGGTGGGAGTACGGCGCGTGGAGGGATTCGCACGCTTGCTGATCTGAATCGGACGCCTGAGGTTGCATCAGGAAGTGATGACGACGACGATGATGATGAGCGACAGCAGTATTACACTGGTGGCGAGAAGaggtaactttttttttttgttagataCAAAATGGTTGCTACTACTCAAAAGGCTAAAATTGAATATAGTTTTCTGGGATTGGTGGCATTGGATCATGAATTCTTTCATAGAGCTTGATAGCAGTTGCTTAGTTTCTTCGCTTATGGCATCAATTTGAGACCTGCACAACTTAACTGTTTCATGCAGCTGTGTTGGGCTTAATTTAGTGTTATTAGTTGTAgaaactttgatttttttttttttgaggaaaAAATTAATTCTTGAAATTTCATAAAGTTCGTTTGCAAATCCACATTTTAAATGTTTGGAATCTCATAAAATTCAGTTTGAAGTTCTGAATCTTTACTTCATGGAATTACTGCTTAATCCAATTCCATCAAATTGCTAGGGTTTACAAATGAAATAGTATTAAAATGCATAGGGTTTACCAAAATGAGAATTCATTAATTGATTTGCAAGTAAAATTTAACTTCCTATTCATGTGATTCTTAATTCAGCTGGAGAAAGGTGCAAAAAGGAGGACAAGCAATcccaaatcaaagaaaaaaagaagaagaaacggctaatagaaaaatctaaaactaataaaaaagggCTCTCTAATCCCTATGTTTACCTGCTTTAGAATTTCTCTGAGGCAGCTGTTAGCCTAACAACAAAATACCTTGGTAGTGATTTATACCAAAATGAGAATTCATTAATTGATTTGCAAATGAAATTAACTTTGTATTCATTTGTTTCCTAGTACAGGCGTAGAAAGGTGCAAAAAGGAAGACGCCAATAGAAAAgtctaaaactaataaaaaagggCTCTCCAATTTCTATGTTATCTGCTATAGAAATTTCTATGAAACAACTGTTAGCCTAACAAGAAACCACCATGTAGTGATTTCTTGCCTTCGTCCAGCTTTCTAGCAATTTAAGTACTTTTGTTGTTATGCTGATGAATATTCACTATTTAAGcttgataaaaaaaattcacaatttttcCTGTTTCTTAATCTGTCTTTGTCTCGTCATTGTTTTCTGCTTCCATATTGAAAGTTGTCTTTCACTTGCCCTATTGTGCATGTTGTCAACTGTATTTGTTCCATGCAATACTGATCTTCcttttttaaaggaaaaaaaaaaaaaaagaaaaatcaatatgtataaccaatatatataattatcattGGTAAATTTTTAACTTTACTAGTCTGAGGCTGCCTGGATGTTTGTGCAGCTCTATGCATAATTTCAGTGAAATGCATTTTATTGCAGTCACATTGGTATAATTTCTTCTCACTTGTTGACCAGAATTTTTAACATGACGTCTAAGCTTTAGCTGTGTCTCAGGCATATTTCACCTGATtatatgagttttttttttttttttacaccagTTTATATATTTTCTATGAATCGCATTGTGCAAATGAATATTGTGCATACTTTACAGTGCATTTAAATTTTGGTTTCAGTGGAATGCTGGTCCAAGACCCTACCAAAAGATATGACGCAGATGCCGTTTTTAGTCAAGCTAGACATTCAGGAGCTGTGGAAAGGCCTGCTAATTACCAGCAGTCTTCTTCAAGTTCAAGAAGCTTCACTGGAACAGGGAGATTACTCTCAGGTGAGACAGTTCCATCTGCTCCTCAACCACCTGAGGTTGTTAATCACACTGTCACTCTCTGGAGGAATGGTTTTACTGTAGATGATGGACCTTTGCGAAGGTTTGATGATCCCGCAAATGCATCCTTTCTGGAGGTAATATTTAACTATTTTCAGCCATTACTTGTAATCATAAATTGCTGATAAGGTCGACCAACCGCTGGATGTGAGGCTTTAAGGGATACTTGTTTTATCCAATTAATTAAGCTTGTTTAAAGATAAAATGTTGTTGTAAACTTGTAATTAATGACAAAGAACAGTGATTTGATTGGACTGCATACTGGATTTGTAAACTATGTCAGATGAAACAGCATGTTAGTTGGATTTAAATGATGATATGCCTATTTGGTTCAGCTTCTTGGATGAGGAAGTTTGTCATGGTAAAATACAAATGTTAGTGAGTTGGTTTAGATTAATGTCTTGGGTAGGGTGAAGTTTATTTGTCATAGGAAAATTCTGCTTTCTCCAACTTAAGTTGCAGCTGTGTAATAGAAGGATTCTCTATTACATGATTGTTATAGCTAGTAGTTATACTATGGATGTATTCTTATGATTTATTGCATCTTGATGCAGAGCATCAAGAAGTCTGAGTGTCCCTTGGAGCTTGAGCCAGCAGATAGGAGGACTCAGGTCCATCTTGATCTCATGAGGCGCGAGGATAACTTCTCTGTGAGTCATTTTTTTATCTCATTAGTTTCTTGTCTTTATCTATTCATCATTGATACTATTATCATCTTCACTTTTCACACAGGAACCAGAGAAACTCCAAATTCCATTCAAAGGTGTGGGAAGAATGCTATGTAGCAGCAGTAGCAGAGTCACCCCAGCTGCGTCCAATCCAAGTTCTTCCACTACTCTGAGTAAGACTGTTCCATCGCCAGCTATAGGCCTAACTGTAGATTCTTCAGCACCAACTACTTCAATTCAGCTTAGGTTAGCAGATGGTACACGCATGGTTGCACGCTTCAACTTACATCATACAATCAGAGATATTCGTGACTTCATTGAGGCATCAAGACCAGGAGGGGCAAGAAATTACCAACTGCAAACAATGGGATTCCCTCCCAAACAACTCACAGATCCAGAGCAGACAATAGAGGAGGCTGGCATAGCAAGTTCTGTTGTTATACAGAAATTCTAAACAGATGCTTAATTATTTACTTTCTTGCATACATTACTGATATATTAGGTTCTATTTCCTTCTATTAAGGGAGCCGGTGGAAGTTAAACACTAATTAGTTTGAATGTGTTTTCTTCCCCTCTCTGTCTTCTTCCTGCCGAGTGAATGTTTTCATTGAATAACTACATAAGGTTTAATTCAAACAAGGGAATCTTGGAATCCATGAATGTTGGTGAATTTAATAGGTGTTTGCAATGTAGGAAGAGTCTAGTCAGATGATAGGAGTTGTGTTTTGACTTGGGTAGTGTCTTAGTTTCTGCTTGCATTTGGATTTTGGAATGATAGGCTTGATGCAACATTCAGACCTGTGAAGTGTGAAAACTCCCTCAGTGTGGTTACTTGTTTTACGTTCTGGCTTGTCAACAAGTATGCATTTGGTATTTTGGTTTAGTAGGCTGAAATGAATAATATGCAGAAAACAGGAAGGGATGGTAACCCAGAATAAAAATAATTGTCTCATTCCTATTTTATATTTGGTAGTATTTGGACAAAACTGGTTGAATGAGAATGACAGGCAACATTATTTGCACTCCTCATTTCTCTTTTAAAATTAGAATAACATAATTGTGGTTGACCTAAAATGGATCCTTTTATTATTAGACTTTGTGGGTTTCTCTAAAATTCCAATTTCTTTCCTTAGCAGTATGCTAAGGATGCAGTTGGGTGCCTTGCAAAATGAGTTCAAGCAATAGATTTATTGGGTGTACAAGAATGGATATGATGCAATGGCTGAAGAAAATTGTGCTTTCTTCTTCTTAAATGGTCTAGCAATTGAAATTTGTGAACTTTCTGATACAAGGGGAACTCCCTTGATCCTTGTAAAGGAATCAGTCCTCAAGGGTTGAAATTTAAGATACTGTTGCAAAATCATTTCCATTTCTAAGTTTATAAGTTGATCTCCTTCCAATTCTTGTAACTATACCCTTGTAATCAGAgaaaaaatacaaaagaaaaaaaaaaaagaagactgCTGTACACAGCTTGGCTGAAATCATACAAGAAAACAACACGATTGTGAAGTCCATAATATGAAATTAAGACTGTCGATTCCTTATTGGCAGCTCATCTATTCTGGCTCTGATGATTTGCATGACTTTGGAACTATTTTGCATTactgtattattttttaaaaatatattaattagaaagtattaaaaaataatgtaaGCCGCAGTTTCGGGTTTCCTATAACAATGTTTATTGCATAGCGTATAGGAATAGGTACCTGTACTATAAAATATTCAACCAAATATAATTATTTCTGTCCATTATTTATGTTGTCACTTTCCATTTACTTCCAACCTTTaaatataaatcaaaattttaataaaaatataggaaaccattaaattaatattttagagtttttttttactataatattatttaattattgtaaaaATACATATATTATAAAGTAGATGCTCAATTTCTAATTTCATAATATACTTTTAATTAATTGAAGTTTGAGTTCTATAATTTCACAATACTAAAAATATTTCTAATATTAATGATCAAACTATTCACAGGAATAGAGTAAAAGAAACTGCTTATATTTTTCCTACAATATAAGTTATGTTTGATATTATTATTGAAgttgtgatttaaattaatttaatttatttaattataaaaatattataataatttttcaaattaattttttaataataatttattgataAAACTTTTTTTTCTTAGAAGATAAAAGATAACgcttttaataaataaagatcaaatataattctaaaatataaaatttcatattattgcaatttgtataaaagaaaatttaagagaAACTGTTGatgtaaaatataataataattattttaatttaaaaaatttgatcTTATTAATAGACCATTTAACTTGTCTATTCAATAGAAAGTACGCTTCATTCAGTAGTATTCTACTGTTTGACTCTGTAATCTTTCAACGAGTCAAATCTATATTTTCTATCATTATATTTCTACCAAAATAATAAAGCAAAATACTTAACtgcatgaaaagaaaaagaaaaaaaagattcTTACAATGGAAAAAATATCAAATCCTCTTAAAAAGATAAAATATCAAATTTTTATAAAAGAGTAGATATCAAATCCTCTAAAAAGAGATGACAAAACTCGGATTTACAAATAAGAATACATTGATGATAAATGTAAATATGTTCTAAAAGAATATAGATTTAGAGATTATTATGGGTGAAAATACTCATCAGTGACTActaaaaaaattgaaggaaaggaagagggggaagtaagaatttgtaattaCTTTAGTTTAATTTACGTTATTTATATTTTGTTGATTTTACCATTATATTAGATTTTAATAATCTATccgataataattatttataaagtataatttaatttataaaaaataaaattatgataaaaactcTCTAAATTTAATGTCAAATAGATTAATAGCATTTAATAATGACTAAATGTATAAACTAACCcacttttataaaaaaatttaatgacatTGTCAACTTTTAAAATGTTgaatttctttcataaaatttccataatttaataaatttaaaaacttcAAATGCATAATTAATTCTTAACATTATCATAAAATTCACATGATCTCACTTTTTTAAAGTgataagataatttttttttttaaaggacaAGAATTTTCCAGTATAAAATATAATTACAGTCATTTAATAAAAGTATACGTATGCCAACAATGTATATACATACATAAAGACATAGCAGAATGGATAATGACGTGCCTGCCCCTCAATCTTTGCTTTCCCCCACATCCCAACAAAGCTCCTCTTACACGCTCTCGCTGTTTCTCTCTATCTGTCTCTCTCTCTGAGCTAGCTAAGCTGCTCTTCTCAGCTTCTAgggtttcttttcttttccttctcctTTACCAGGGAGCTGAAACGTCACCAAAACCTTCTTCTTAATCGTGCACATTTTACCTTTTAATCTCCACATTTCACCTCCATTATCGCTTTGTATCTTCAAACGAAATCCAAGCCCCTCCACACCACCAATACCAATCGATTCATGGCCAAAACCAAACCTGGCAAAAAGGACCTTGATTCCTACACTATCAAAGGCACCAACAAAGTTGTTCGACGTatatactctctctctctctctctctaggcGTAATCTCCATTATTCGTTTTTCTGGCTTTGGGAACCCATGAATTTCTCATCTTAATTATTTGCCTTTTAAAACCCAGATTCTCAAAATCTTTCCTTCTTCATTTTGAGATTAAACCcattattttgtttaaaaaattcatttttttttcttcttttcattcGTTTTTAATGTTGGGTCATTTGTTTTCCAGTTTTGGTCTCTGAAGGCCGTGGAAGTTGCTAATTAGTAATTATATTGCCCACTTTCAAACCCTAAATTATCGTTTTTATGATTTTTTAGAACTGCAATATTGTATGGTTTGTATGTTTTGATCATTCACTTTTGGGTTCATTTTGTTGTTTTCTTCTTATTGTAGCTGGTGACTGTGTGTTGATGCGCCCATCGGACTCCGATAAGCCTCCCTACGTGGCGCGTGTTGAGAAAATTGAGGCCGATCATCGCAATAACGTCAAAGTCCGGGTCAGATGGTACTATAGGCCTGAGGAGTCAATCGGTGGCCGCCGTCAATTCCATGGGGCGAAAGAGCTCTTCTTATCGGACCATTACGATGTGCAAAGTGCACACACAATTGAAGGCAAGTGCATAGTGCATTCCTTCAAGAACTACACTAAGCTTGAAAATGTTGGAGCTGAGGATTACTTTTGTAGATTCGAATACAAGGCTGCAACTGGCGGGTTCACCCCTGACCGCGTAGCTGTGTAAGTATTCTTGTGCATTTTCTGTTACTTTTTTCGAATTGTTTTTTATGGGTTTTATATGTTGAAGTAATTGGTGTGTTGAACTGATGTCTTGGATTTTTTTTTGGTCTACTTTGTAGGTACTGTAAATGTGAGATGCCATACAATCCAGATGATCTAATGGTGCAGTGCGAGGGTTGCAAAGattggtattttttttttttgctaattcTCCCACTTTGTAACTAGAATTACTTATAGTAAATTGCAAGGGTTAGATTCACTTGTTTTGCAGATCTTTTAATTTGTTGAAGCCACATGAATTTTGAATTAGCGTGGAGATGTTGTTCTTTTGCTCAATTTATTACAATTGTAGTAGCTCATTTACCAATATGATTGTAACCTTATGGGCAGATCACTCCTTTGTTTGTCTGGTTACATACTATGTTAAATGAACCAACACTTCCTAAGCGCCTGTTTTGTAGTGAGGAAAAGGGAGAGAAAAAGGGCAGTGAAAGTGGAAAAAAGTAAATTCCCTTGTTTTTTCAGaaagaaaagaggaagaaagaaaaattagaaatccAATTCCCATCTTCTATAAGAAGGACAAGGGAAAAGTAAAAAAATTTGTGAGGATTGAGGCGAGAGTGGAAAGTGGTGTTTATTTTTGTGtttttgctctttttttttttccccctcaTATGCACttccataaattaaaatttaatttaatttattttcaattttaatttcaatttaaaagtgtgtaattaaaatatttattcaaatatatATAGCAAAACATAGATTTGATGTGAGAATATATTATTATTCAAGCAGTATAATTTtactataaataaatttatactataaatattgaataaaaatattattcaactattaaattatattataaataatttatcatattgttcaACTACAAAGTTATATCATACTATTCAACGTagtcatttttttaatataattttattttttcaatatgGGCATAATAGTCAAAATGTAATAATTCTCTCCttactttttttttctatcaAAACATGGAAAATAcataaatcacttcatttcctttccttttcctaTGAAAGAGATTTGtaaggaaaataataattttcctttcCATAAATATTTTACTTTCCTTACAATTTCACTCACTTTTCCTTTCTTGACTTTCCTTTCTACAAAACAAGCCTTAAATGTTTTAAGGAAGTATTTTCATCTTCAACCATTTTCAAATTTAGTTGTTTATTTGGAATGTGACCAAAAGCATTAATTGGTGCAATCAGGATGCATTTGTGGGCATGTGATGATAATTCATCCATTGTAGATAATGTGTTGACTCTGTTGAGGACTTTGTGAATCTTGTTATGTTTAGCAACACAACCCCATTAGTGTTTAGTTGTGTGATCTGTGTGGAGCATTGCATGAGTTTTTGGAAGTCCAAATTTTGTTTATTAGAAATAGATTATCTTCTAATATTTTCCTATTTAGGTTAGTATTTGAGCATTCCATGCATATATCTGTAAATAAGCCAACAAGCTTGT
This sequence is a window from Hevea brasiliensis isolate MT/VB/25A 57/8 chromosome 10, ASM3005281v1, whole genome shotgun sequence. Protein-coding genes within it:
- the LOC110635048 gene encoding plant UBX domain-containing protein 4, which gives rise to MEDNTETGAKYDRGDDASNANAALINSFCEITSSSKEEALFFLESHQWNLDSAVSTFLDNNNTIHDNIDPVSLPTAPSARAANSSSPSSSPSESHSPNYSPSQSPSRSRSRSPSPSPSRASYRLRSRGKKPAKAVAGGSTARGGIRTLADLNRTPEVASGSDDDDDDDERQQYYTGGEKSGMLVQDPTKRYDADAVFSQARHSGAVERPANYQQSSSSSRSFTGTGRLLSGETVPSAPQPPEVVNHTVTLWRNGFTVDDGPLRRFDDPANASFLESIKKSECPLELEPADRRTQVHLDLMRREDNFSEPEKLQIPFKGVGRMLCSSSSRVTPAASNPSSSTTLSKTVPSPAIGLTVDSSAPTTSIQLRLADGTRMVARFNLHHTIRDIRDFIEASRPGGARNYQLQTMGFPPKQLTDPEQTIEEAGIASSVVIQKF
- the LOC110635043 gene encoding chromatin remodeling protein EBS isoform X1; this translates as MAKTKPGKKDLDSYTIKGTNKVVRPGDCVLMRPSDSDKPPYVARVEKIEADHRNNVKVRVRWYYRPEESIGGRRQFHGAKELFLSDHYDVQSAHTIEGKCIVHSFKNYTKLENVGAEDYFCRFEYKAATGGFTPDRVAVYCKCEMPYNPDDLMVQCEGCKDWFHPSCMGMTIEEAKKLDHFLCSDCSSDDDAKRSLNAFPVSPSVEAKECVDFSTLVLKRAFSLCNQSFILSPIGM
- the LOC110635043 gene encoding chromatin remodeling protein EBS isoform X2 is translated as MAKTKPGKKDLDSYTIKGTNKVVRPGDCVLMRPSDSDKPPYVARVEKIEADHRNNVKVRVRWYYRPEESIGGRRQFHGAKELFLSDHYDVQSAHTIEGKCIVHSFKNYTKLENVGAEDYFCRFEYKAATGGFTPDRVAVYCKCEMPYNPDDLMVQCEGCKDWFHPSCMGMTIEEAKKLDHFLCSDCSSDDDAKRSLNAFPVSPSVEAKVETKRRKR